The genomic interval ATCCAGATTGGTATACACGCGGAATCGGTCGGTGTTGAACATCCGCTGAACCTGACGTGCGAGTCCCAGATCACCGCTGGCGGCGACGACGGTCGCCGGCATTCGACGTGAGATTTCTTCGGCATGGCTGGGCCCGCCAACTGCCACCACCGCGCGGCTGCCGAGAACTTCCGAAATAATCTCGCTAGGCCGCATGAACGTCGCGTTCTCGATCCCCTTGATGACGCTGATGACGGGTCGATTTCGGGTCAGATGCACCTTAATGTCCTGCAAGCTCGACCGCAGGAATTGGGTGGGAATCGCGGCGACGATGTATTCCGCGTCTCGCAACGCCAATTCGACGTCGCTGGTGATGGAAATCCGATCCGAGAGCAAAACCCCGGGAAGCAGTCGTTTGTTTTCCCGAGTTTGCTGGATTTGCTGAGCGATCTGGGGATCTCGCGCCCAGATCGAGACCGTTTGATTGTCGTGTTCGGCAAGCAATGTCGCGCATGCCGTTGCCATCGCTCCGCTGCCCAGAATTGCAATGTTTGTTGCCATGGTGTGCCGATTCCATAGGTTGATAAGGAATGCAGGTCGACAATCCCGCTACAAACCCACTTGGGGGATCGTTCGTCCTGGAGTTTTTCGGGAAAGAAGTTTCGCATGGCGGTGAAATGCGAACTAGGTTTCCATAACACCTTCACTCATGCGGAGCGAATCCTAATGCAAAGTCTCGCTGAACAGAACCCTCGTCCATTTGTCGAACGTCGTGGCACCGGGGAAGCTCGCGAAGGCGGCCCAGAACGACGTCAGTTCCGCGCCACCCCCGATTCGTCACGGCCCGAAGTCGCCGAAATGGCCGCGGCTGTCGATGCCTACAAAGCGCGACATCGACGCCGGTTTATCACCTTCGACGAACTGTACGACGTCATCGCCGAATTAGGCTACCACAAATAAGCAGCGGGGCAATCCGCCGCCGCATCCGGTCTCGATTGGATTTCCCGTTCGCTCAAATGCCCACGGGCCAGATAGAAAACCGCAGCAACTCGGATTCAGGGCGACGTGCGCGCATTGTTGTGACAGACGGATCGACCACGGTCAACCAGATCTAACGCGTACCGGATGCGCCCTTCGCGACGTGACCCGTGCGAGTTCTGCGCGACGACCGTGACATCAAGATCGCGCGTCCCGCAAACCAAAGTTTCTTCCATTTGGGAAGCGACACTCTTTGCGAAAACACATCGAACCGACGTCGTTCAATCTCGTGTAGCAGTCCGCGATAGATATCGATCATCGCCCGCAAGATGCGCTGTCCGTGCGGCTCGAGATAATCGAACAGCATTTCGGCCTTCTCGTAATGGACCTGCGCTCGCGCGGTCTCGAAGCTCATCAGCTCCATAAATGGCTCGTTGATTTCGTGACTTCGCAGGCTCTCTTCGGAATAAGAAAACCGATCCAGATCTTCCCGAGGCAGGTAGATTCGCCCCACTTCGGCATCCTCTTTGATGTCGCGCAGAATGTTCGTCAGTTGGAACGCGAGCCCGCAATCAATGGCGAGCGGAATCGCTTCGTCGCCATGAAAACCCCAGACGTGGATACAGCACAACCCGACCGCCCCCGCCACGTGGTAGCAGTAACGCTCCAGTTCACGGAACGTCGAAATATCGAGCGAGACCAAGTCTGATTCGACACCGTCAATCACAGCGAATAGATACTCAGGTGGAATTTGATGTCGCTGGACCATGTCGCTGATTGCGGGTAATGCGGGATGATCGCCAAATGTCGCGAGATGCCCCGTCGTGGCCATCCCCGGCGCGACACGCTCATCTCGACAATTTAATGCCACGCGGACCGCCTGACGCCAGGTTCCCAGCCGAACCTTGCGCAATTGAAGCGTCATTCCGGTGTCGTCGCCCAAATCGTCCGTAATACGATTGAACGCATACAGCGCCTCCATCGCACGACGTTTTTCTTCAGGCAGGGTAAGAAACGAAAAGCGAAAATTGTGAGCCGTCCGGCGAGTCAACTTGCGGCAGAATTCGTAGGACTCTGACAGAGACGGCATTGTTCGCTTCGCTTGGATTTCTCGACGTTCGACACGACCAGCGCGTGGAGGATGAAAGGGCTGACGCAATTGAGTTCGACATTCTGACGCCAGAACGTCCAATTGGAAACCGACAATCACCAAGTTGTTGGCGCAATCGCCGGATCAATCGCTGCTTCTGGCTCGCGAGACTTAACCCGGTCCACGACGAGATTCAGGTTGCGTCCCACGAACGCCGCGGGCGAACTTCCGTGCGAGAGCCCCCGCAACCAGACGGAGTGCATCCCACTTCGTGACTTTGGGTCTCGTTTCCCAGACTCGATAACCGATCGATTCAATTCGATCCAGAATTCGCAGCCCACCACGGGCAAACAAATCGATGTCCACCTGCAATCGTCCCGGAAGCTGTTCGACCAGCGGCAGCCCATCGCGCAGGAATTGCCGCGCGCGATCGACTTCGAATTTCATCAATTGAACGAACGCCGCATTGCTTTGACCTGAGTCAAAGTCTTCCCGTCGAAATCCGTAACGCTGACAGTCTTCTTTCGGAAGATAAATTCGCCCGATGGCGTAGTCTCGAGCCACATCCTGCCAGAAATTGGCAAGTTGCAGGCCGGTGCAAATTGAGTCCGACCAGATAACATTCCGGGGTGTCGACTCGCGACAAAGATACAGCACCAGCCGTCCGACGGGATCGGCACTACGCCGACAGTAATCCCGCAATTGAGCGAAGGTATCGTACTCAAGCACGGACTGATCTTGTTCGAATGCAGAAATCAGATCGACAAACGGTTCCTGAGGAATCGAGAATTCATCAATCGTCGATCGGAGCGCCACGAACACAGGATGACGGTACCGCCCGGCGTAGCAGTCTTGCAATTCATTCCGCCACCAGGCGAGCAGTTCGAGCGACTTGGCGGAATCGCCGACTTCATCACCCAGATCATCGGCCCAGCGGCAGTAGGCGTAGACATTATAAAAGTGCTGACGCAGATGTTGTGGCAAGAGCCACGACACCACGGGAAAGTTCTCATAATGAGACGTCGCCAATTTTTTGCAATAAGCCTCGGCGGTGCGCCGATCGGGAACCTCGATCGATTCCAAAGCCGTTGGACCGTACTGCCGGAGATCGTCTAAGAACAAGCGACAAAGACCTTCTCTAAGTGATTCGGTTCAGGCTCACGACCAGCACGCGAATTGAAATATCGAACAGAGGGCAGAATCTTACGAAGAGTTTTCGAATGGCGTAAGGGAATGCCAGTCGTCCTGTTCGAGTTCTCCGCGATACGACGCAATATCCGCCTATTCACCGTCCTTTACTTGCCGTGGGATCAAGATATCATCCGAGCCATTACCATCTGTCCACTGCAGCGGCCGTCATCGCCGCACTCAGCTGGAAGAGTCGTCATGGAGGAAGACGCTGATGTCACGGGAAGTCTCGACAAATCGCTCGTATATGTGGGTTTGGGCGACCGTTGTCGTGGCCTGCACATCGGGCGTGCTGGCAACCTATTTTCTGTTTGTCGAGCCGCCGCCGCCGCGACGAATCGTCATGGCTTCAGGCAGCGCGGATGGCGCCTACCATCAATTTGCCGAGCGATATCAAGAACTGCTCAAAAAAGAGGGCGTCACGCTGGACGTCCGCACCACGCATGGTTCGGTCGAGAATGTGCAATTGCTTCTCGACGAATCATCGGACATTGACGTCGCCTTTGTCCAAACGGGAATTGCCGACCCCGAAAAGTCCGACTCTCTTATGGCATTGGCGAGCCTTTATCGCGAGCCTCTATGGATCTTTCATCGCGGTTCAGACGAAATCGACCGACTCACCCAATTGCAAGGCCAGCGCATCGCCATCGGACCTGAAGGCAGTGGAACCCGCGGTATCGCGTTGCAACTCCTCAGCGCCAATGGAATCGACTCTGAGAAAGCCGAGTTAAAAGACATCGGTGGAACGGCCGCGGCTGACGCGTTTGAGAACAACGAAATCGACACCGCGTTTTTTGTCGCCGGCGTCGACGCAGCCTACATCCAGAGGCTGCTGCGCATGCCGAATATTCAATTGGTCGAGCTGAAAGATGCTAAGGCATACGAACGCCGATTCCGCTTTCTCTCGACAGTGACAATCCATGCGGGATTGCTCGACCTGCAGCACAACATCCCCTCGCACGACACGACCATGGTCGCCCCCGCGGCCACTTTGGTTGCGCACCACTCGCTGCATCCGGCGCTCATTACGCTGCTGCTGAAAGTGGCAGCCAAGGTGCATCGTTCAGGAGATCTGTTGGCAACAACGGGCGAGTTCCCTTCGGCCGCATTGACCGATCTGCCGTTGAGCGATGATGCTGATCGGTACTTTCGCGTTGGTCCACCAGTGCTGCAACGGATCCTTCCTTTCTGGCTCGCGTCGCTTGTCGACCGCCTGAAGATCATGCTCATCCCGCTGATCATGCTGATGATGCCTCTCGTGCGCATGGCACCACCGCTCGTGCGCTGGCAAACACGGCGGAAGATCTATTTGTGGTATGCCGCCCTTCGCAAGATCGACCAGTTGTCGATCCATGGCATGTCGACCGACGAGGCCAGACAGTCTCTCGAAGACCTGAGACGCCTCGAACAACAAATCGCGCATGTCGGGGTGCCGCTCAGCTATATGGAAGAGTACTACAACCTGCGTTTGCACCTGAACCTGGTACGAGCTCGAGTGAGCACTGCCGTTCCTCAGGCGGAACCGACGTGAAATCACGTGCGAGTAATTTCGATCGAGTTGAGACCTGAAATGGCGCGCAAGCCGAACCCAAATGAACACCCATCATCATGTGGTGTGTCGTGCCACATTCACCTTCGGCAATGATTGCCGGTCCCACCATGCCTGCCCCCGATAATCGGCATTGCCGTTAAGTTGAGCAGCACGAACTCCGATACTGACATCATGTCTGAACCTAACGGCGGACGAATGGTGTCAGCCGCTGGCTGACGGTACCAAGTTCAGGTTTGGCAACCGTCAGCGGCCGAAAGTGCCAGTTCAAAATCTCATGCGGGAATAGTGGGCTTCCAGGGATGTCTGACCGATCGAGCCGCGATGAAGCCGAACAACGACCGCGTCCGGCGGTCTATTCGCACTATGATCAACACCGCGAGTTCGCCCGATGCCTGACCGCGTCCGCCGCGGCCCTTGCGATCTGCGGGCTGTTGCTGGTGGGGTGCAATCGCACCCATTACCGCACCCAGGCCGACGAGGTTGTCTCAGACGCCGTTGCCGGTGCGACGGCGAATCCGCGTTTTGCACTACCCGGTCACAGTGTGGCGGTCGACTCGCGATCGCGACTTTACGATCCGACCGATCCCGACTTTCCTCCCATGCCACCCGACGACCCCGATTCAGCGCGACTGATGGTCTGCGTCGACGGACATCGAGGCTGGCCTCACTGGCACAAGGACGGTGATCTCGACGATGTCGAAGTCAACGACTATCGATCGTATCTGCCCTTTGACGAAAACGGCAAAGTCCCGGTGAACCTTGAGTCGGCGGTCGAACTGTCACGACTGCACTCACGCGACTATCAGGCTCAGTTGGAAACGCTGTACCTGGCGGCGCTCGACGTCAGTGCCGAGCGGTTTGCCTTCCAATCTCAATTTTACGGTGGAAACTCGACTCAATACGTGGGATTGGGCTCGCTCTTTAATGGTGGAACACCGTCGAGTTCATTGACGACGGCGTCCTACCTCCGTGTCAACAAGATGCTCACCACCGGCACAACCCTAATGGTGGGGGCGCTCAACTCCGTCGTGTGGCAATTCTCGGGTGGCCAAACGACGGTCAACTCGTCGCTGCTGAACTTCGCCGTGTCGCAACCGCTCCTGCAGTACGCCGGCCGTCCCTACATCCTGGAACGGTTGACTCGCGTCGAACGAAACCTGCTTTGGAACGTTCGACAGTACGAGCGGTATCGACAGGGCTTCTATCTGCAAGTTGTGACAGGCGCGTCATCTGCCACTGGGCTGCAGCGGATCGGCGGACTTTTCGGCGGTTCAGGACTGAATAATTTCTCGGGTGTCGGTTCCGGTGGTTTTGGTGGTATCGGTGCGATCACGACGCTGACCAGCGGCAGTAGTGCCGGGAATGCAGGGATCGCACCAGGCATCGCGGGGGGATATCTCGGCTTTCTACAGACACAGCAAATCATCCGTAATGTGCGTGCACGGAACTCGCGACTTCGCGAGACCTGGCTGCAGCTGCGGACCGCGTACGAAGCAGGTCGCCTGGAGAATCGCTACCAGGTTGATCTTGCGCAACAAGCCTACTACAGCGGCCAAAGCTTTCTGTTGAATACGTTGATGTCGTATCAAAGTCAGCTCGACAGTTACAAGATTGCGCAAATGGGATTGCCGCCGGACGTTCCAATCGAAGTTAAGGGGAACTTCTTCGAACAGTTCAATCTGGTCGATCCCGACCTGCAAGAGCTGCTCGACGAAGTGGATGACCGACTGGAAGTACTTTCCACCGCACAAATCGAAGGCACTCCGCACTCACGCGAATCCACTGTGAAAAACTTGGGACCAAGAATTCGCGAGTTCCTCGCCGAAGTCACGAACGATTTGAAGCTCGTCGATGAGAACCTCCCCAAACGCAAGCAAATGCTGCTGTCGCTTGCCGAGTTCCCAGAGCTCAAAGAAAATCATTTTGATATTCGCGCGCTCACCCCCGAAGCATTGGACCAACGTGTCTCCACGCTACGAGGTGACTACGGACGCCTGACTGACGATCTCACGCAACTGGCCCAACGGGCGGACGCAGTTCCTGCTGAATCCGAGGGCGAATCCGAAGATCAGTTGCAGGCCGAGAAAGAGATGCTGAATCAAATGTCATCAGCTCTTCTCGAATTGTCGCTCCTGCAAGCTCGAGCAAGACTGCATGGCGTTTCCATCCACCCCGTCAATGTGACATCGGAAACCGCGTTTCAGATCGCGCTTGCACAACGTGCGGATTGGATGAACGCCAAAGCGGGTGTCGTCGATGGATGGCGTTTGATCCGATACAACGCGAACGCCTTGCGTTCAAATGTGACGATCAACGTCTCGGGCAACCTGAGAACCACCGGAAACAACCCCGTCAATTTCGCCGCAACAGAGAGCGATCTGGCAGCGGGAGTAACGTTTGACGCGCCGCTGACCCGCGTCATCGAACGCAACAAGTTTCGCCAGTCGCTGATCGATTATCAGCAAACCCGTCGATCGGCGATGGCCTATCGCGATTCCATCCACTATGCGCTTCGCGATCGGATGCGACAGATTCGGGTGGATCAATTGAATGTGGAGATCCGTCGACTGGCCGTCGATACCGCGATCACTCAGTCCGACGTGGCCTACTTGAAACTGGTCGAACCGGAAAGACCCGCAGTCGACGGCAAAACGGCACCGGCATCTCCAACCCTCGCGCGTGACCTCGTGGATGCGTTACAGAACCTGCTCGACATGCAGCAGGCATTCCTGTTTGTGTGGGGACACTACGAAGTCCAGCGTCGTCTTCTGGATTTTGACATGGGGACCATGCAGCTCGACGAACGGGGACTCTGGATCGATCCAGGTCCGATGACCAACGAGTCGCTTATCGACCGCTACTACAACAATTGTCCCGATGCGTTCCGAATCGACGAGCAATCATCGCAGTCGGGCTATGTCGAATTACATCCGGGCGATTTGCCACCAGAACCGTCAGAACAGGACCTCAATCTGCTCGAAGACCTGCCGAAGCCGCAATTGTGAACAAGCGAAACAACTTGGCGAGCCGAGAAGCGTTAGCTCTCGGATCCTGAATTCTCGTTCTCCTCGTTACCAAGCTCCGCTTGGGGACGAGGAATTGCTTATTTCCTCGGTGACGCGAAAAATCGCCAATGTGAGACAGAAGCCCCTACGCCAGGACCTCGTGAATCACTCGGCCGGCCACATCGGTCAAGCGGAAATCACGACCTTGAAAGCGGTACGTGAATCGTTCGTGATCCAGTCCCATCAGGTGCAGAATCGTGGCTTGAAAGTCATAGATATCGGTGGGCTGCTCGATCGCTTGAAAACCAAGCTCGTCTGTCGCTCCCATCGTCATGCCAGCCTTAATTCCCGCCCCAGCCATCCAGAATGTCCCGGCAAACGGATGATGATCGCGTCCAAGATAGATCGAGCCGTCACGTTCTTCGTCGATCGGCGTCCGCCCGAACTCCGACGCCCAGACGACAAGCGTATCGTCCAAAAGACCGCGCTGTTTCAAGTCGCGCAGCAGTGCGGCGATCGCACGATCGACCGACCGACACTGTCTGGGTAACGCCTGCATCAAATCGCGAGCTTGCGTATCGCCGTGATGATCCCAATCGAGATCAACAAGCTGCACGATGCGCACCCCTTGTTCGACCAAACGTCTCGCCAGCAGGCAGTTGTTCGCGAACGATTGCTTGCCAGGCTCGGCCCCATACATCGTTTGAATGTGTTGCGGCTCATTCGAGAAATCCACCAGTTCCGGCGCCGACGTCTGCATTCGGCACGCCATCTCGAATGCCGCAATGCGCGTGCTGATCTCGGGATCACCCACGAGATCGCGACGCAGGGCATTCAGGTTATTAATCGTCTCCACTGTCCGTCGTCGCACCTCGGGCGTCACGCCTTGGGGATTCGACAAGAATAAGACCGGATCTCCCTGGCAACAGAACGGGACACCTTGATGAACGGACGGCAAAAACCCTGAACTCATCATGCCCGGACCACCACGCGGCAACAGGTTTGAGAGCAGAACGATAAACGCCGGCAAGTTGTCGTTTTCGCGTCCCAATCCATAGCTGAGCCATGCCCCCAAACTGGGACGACCTTCGAGCGGCGAACCGGTCATCAAATTGAGCTGCGCAAAAGGATGATCGAA from Schlesneria paludicola DSM 18645 carries:
- a CDS encoding NAD(P)H-dependent glycerol-3-phosphate dehydrogenase, which codes for MATNIAILGSGAMATACATLLAEHDNQTVSIWARDPQIAQQIQQTRENKRLLPGVLLSDRISITSDVELALRDAEYIVAAIPTQFLRSSLQDIKVHLTRNRPVISVIKGIENATFMRPSEIISEVLGSRAVVAVGGPSHAEEISRRMPATVVAASGDLGLARQVQRMFNTDRFRVYTNLDLIGVELAAALKNVIAIAAGISDGLGFGDNAKSSLMTRGLVEMTRFGQRFGAEATTFTGLAGMGDLITTCVSPYGRNRGVGVRLGKGESLDQIIQSMDAVAEGVATTKSVFDVAEQEGIEMPITTEVYRVLYEHRAADEATRALMLRPLRAE
- a CDS encoding phytoene/squalene synthase family protein, with protein sequence MPSLSESYEFCRKLTRRTAHNFRFSFLTLPEEKRRAMEALYAFNRITDDLGDDTGMTLQLRKVRLGTWRQAVRVALNCRDERVAPGMATTGHLATFGDHPALPAISDMVQRHQIPPEYLFAVIDGVESDLVSLDISTFRELERYCYHVAGAVGLCCIHVWGFHGDEAIPLAIDCGLAFQLTNILRDIKEDAEVGRIYLPREDLDRFSYSEESLRSHEINEPFMELMSFETARAQVHYEKAEMLFDYLEPHGQRILRAMIDIYRGLLHEIERRRFDVFSQRVSLPKWKKLWFAGRAILMSRSSRRTRTGHVAKGASGTR
- the hpnC gene encoding squalene synthase HpnC — translated: MFLDDLRQYGPTALESIEVPDRRTAEAYCKKLATSHYENFPVVSWLLPQHLRQHFYNVYAYCRWADDLGDEVGDSAKSLELLAWWRNELQDCYAGRYRHPVFVALRSTIDEFSIPQEPFVDLISAFEQDQSVLEYDTFAQLRDYCRRSADPVGRLVLYLCRESTPRNVIWSDSICTGLQLANFWQDVARDYAIGRIYLPKEDCQRYGFRREDFDSGQSNAAFVQLMKFEVDRARQFLRDGLPLVEQLPGRLQVDIDLFARGGLRILDRIESIGYRVWETRPKVTKWDALRLVAGALARKFARGVRGTQPESRRGPG
- a CDS encoding TAXI family TRAP transporter solute-binding subunit; protein product: MSREVSTNRSYMWVWATVVVACTSGVLATYFLFVEPPPPRRIVMASGSADGAYHQFAERYQELLKKEGVTLDVRTTHGSVENVQLLLDESSDIDVAFVQTGIADPEKSDSLMALASLYREPLWIFHRGSDEIDRLTQLQGQRIAIGPEGSGTRGIALQLLSANGIDSEKAELKDIGGTAAADAFENNEIDTAFFVAGVDAAYIQRLLRMPNIQLVELKDAKAYERRFRFLSTVTIHAGLLDLQHNIPSHDTTMVAPAATLVAHHSLHPALITLLLKVAAKVHRSGDLLATTGEFPSAALTDLPLSDDADRYFRVGPPVLQRILPFWLASLVDRLKIMLIPLIMLMMPLVRMAPPLVRWQTRRKIYLWYAALRKIDQLSIHGMSTDEARQSLEDLRRLEQQIAHVGVPLSYMEEYYNLRLHLNLVRARVSTAVPQAEPT
- a CDS encoding DUF1501 domain-containing protein, with the translated sequence MDHPALAHSDLIRRRVFLAGSGAGMGGFALASLFASDARVDVSPPTAPDRLVGFPHFAPRAKRIIFLFMAGAPSQLDLFDDKPMLRKMNGKTADRESLGDVRFSQIRSRNKSRPSKLLGSPYKFQQHGQSGALVSELLPHFSGVVDDVAFLKGMRFDGQVFDHPFAQLNLMTGSPLEGRPSLGAWLSYGLGRENDNLPAFIVLLSNLLPRGGPGMMSSGFLPSVHQGVPFCCQGDPVLFLSNPQGVTPEVRRRTVETINNLNALRRDLVGDPEISTRIAAFEMACRMQTSAPELVDFSNEPQHIQTMYGAEPGKQSFANNCLLARRLVEQGVRIVQLVDLDWDHHGDTQARDLMQALPRQCRSVDRAIAALLRDLKQRGLLDDTLVVWASEFGRTPIDEERDGSIYLGRDHHPFAGTFWMAGAGIKAGMTMGATDELGFQAIEQPTDIYDFQATILHLMGLDHERFTYRFQGRDFRLTDVAGRVIHEVLA